In Nitrospiraceae bacterium, the genomic window GATCAGGGGCCGTCGGTGCCGGGCGATGATACGCCGAACGGTGAAGGCGACCGGGTCATTGAGATCTGGAACCTGGTGTTCATGCAATTCAATCGCGATAGCGCCGGGACGCTCAATCCGCTTCCAAAGCCGAGCATCGACACCGGCATGGGGCTGGAGCGCCTCACGGCGGTCGCGCAGGGCCGGCTTAGCAATTACGACAGTGATTTGTTCGCGCCATTGCTGGCCGCAATCGGGCGGCGAGCCGGTGCTGAGTATGGAGCGGTGGAGCAGTCGGATCGTTCCATGCGAGTCATTGCCGACCACCTTCGAGCTATTACGTTCCTGATGGCCGACGGCGTCTTGCCGTCGAATGAAGGGCGGGGTTATGTGCTCCGGCGAATTCTCCGGCGGGCGGCCCGTCATGGCCGGTTGCTGGGTATCACCGAGCCATTCCTGCATGAGCTGACGGCGACGGTTGTTGCCCACATGGGCGAGGCCTATCACGAATTACGGCCAGCGGCCGGGACGGTGGCCGAAGCGACGCGTGGTGAGGAAGAACGGTTTATCGCCACCCTGGACCAAGGGCTGCCGATCCTGAACGACATGCTGTCGAAGGTGAAGGTGTCAGGCCAACCTGTGCTGCAGGGAACGGAAATTTTCAAGTTGTACGACACGTACGGATTCCCGATGGATCTCATTGCGGAAGCCTGCCGTGAGCAGGGGATGACCCTCGACGAAACCGGCTTTGAAGCGGCCATCGAAGAGCAGCGGACGCGCGCCAGAAAAACGGGGGGCTTCGAGAACGAAACGGCGAGGCCGGCCCTGAGCGACGTGGCGGCGCGTGTCGGAACCACCGCATTTGTCGGCTATGACCGCTTGGATTCCGAAGGTGTGGTGCAGGCGCTCCTTCAGGGTGATCGCCTGATCAAGGAGGCCCGCGAAGGCGACGAAATCGAGATCGTGCTCGACGTCACGCCATTTTATGCGGAAGGCGGCGGCCAGGCCGGCGATCAAGGTGTGTTAAGCGGGACCGACGGCCGCGTGGAGATTCGCGAGACCACCAGACCAGTGCCGACGTTGATCGTCCATAAGGGCGTGGTGACATCCGGTTCTATTCGTGAAGGCGAACGGCTGCAGCTCTCGGTGAATCCTCGGACCAGGAAAGATGCGGCGCGTAACCATACCGCTACCCATTTGGTGCATGCCGCGTTGCGCGATCTACTTGGGCCGCACGTCAAACAGTACGGCTCGCTCGTGGCACCGAATCGTCTGCGGTTCGACTTTGCCCACTTCCGGCCCATGTCGTCCCGTGACATCGACGAGATCGAATCGATCGTTAATGAGCAGGTCCGCCTTGATCAGCCGGTGCAAACCGATGTGATGGGCGTGCAGGATGCCGTGGCGGGCGGGGCATTGGCCTTCTTTGGGGACAAGTATGGCGATCGGGTGCGAGTGGTCCAGATCGACACCTTCAGCAAGGAATTGTGCGGGGGCACTCATTGTGGGCGTACGGGGGAAATCGGATTGTTCCGGATCGTCTCTGAATCGGGAGTAGCCGCCGGGGTGCGCCGCATCGAGTGTTTGACGGGGAGTGGTGCCTTGGATTCCCTCAAGCGCCTGGAAGCGGATGTGCGAGAGATGTCTGAACTTCTGAAAGTCGCGCCGACGGAGGTTGTGGCGCGCACCCGGAAGTTGAGCGAACAGCTGAAGGACAAGGAACGCGAACTTGCAGACGTGAAGCTGAAAATGGCGAGCACATCGTCCGGTGACGCGCAGGCACGAGAGATCAAGGGCGTCCAGGTGCACGCGCAACGTACGGATGGCCTCGATGTAAACGGCATGCGGGCGCTCGCCGATCAACTACGGGACAAGCTCCGAAGCGGTGTTGTCGCTTTGGGCGCGGCGAACGACGGCAAGGTCTCGTTGCTGGTGGTGGTGACGAAGGATCTGGTCGGCCGTTTGAAGGCGGGTGAATTGATCAAGGCGATGGCGACCGAAGTCGGCGGGACAGGCGGTGGTCGCCCTGAGATGGCGCAAGCCGGCGGAAAAAATCCCGAAGGGCTGGGACCGGCGCTCGAAAAAGTTTTTGGGTTGGTCCAAAAGGCCTTGGAAGGGTAGACTGATGAAAGGCCAACGGATTCTTGCGATCGATCACGGCTCCAAACGCATCGGCTTTGCCCTGAGCGATGAGCTCGGGTGGACCGCCCAGCCGTTGGAAACGTTTCATCGACGCAATCCCGAGGCCGATATTCGACATATTCAGGAGTTGGTGCGCGAGCACGAGGTCGGCCGGGTGCTCGTCGGCTTACCGCTTCGATTGGACGGGGAAAGTGGCCCCGCCGCAAAAGTCGTCGAGGAGTTCATCCAACTGCTGGAACCGGCCTTGTCGGTTCCGGTGGTAACCTGGGACGAACGGATGACGACCTGTGCGGCGGAGGACTTATTGATCGCCGCCGATGTCGGCCGCCGCAAACGGAAAGGCATCGTCGATCGGATCGCCGCCGCGATTCTGCTCCAGAGTTACCTCGCGAGCTTGGAGAAGCCGTCGTCGGGCCAAGAGCAGGCCGTAAGCAATTCCCACGAAGACGATCCCTGGTCTTTTGACGAACCACGAGTCGATGATGCAGAAGCGATTGATTGCGGGACTGGTTCTAGCGATGGTGATACTCTTGGCCCTCTCGGGCTATCTGGTCCTGCGCTGGGCTCAAAGTCCCGTCGCCAGCGGGCTTCCTAAGCCACCCTCCAAGATCGTCACGATTCCTGACGGCAGTACCTTTCAGCAGGTTGCGGGCATGTTGAAGAGCGAGCAGCTGATTCGCAGCCGCTGGGCGTT contains:
- the alaS gene encoding alanine--tRNA ligase, which codes for MSQSVNDLRRAFIRYFEQQGHRAVPSAPLIPQADPTLLFTNAGMNQFKRVFLGEETRAYQRAVTVQKCLRAGGKHNDLENVGYTRRHHTFFEMLGNFSFGDYFKEDAIRFGWEFLTSVVGLSKDRMWITIFREDDEADRLWRKIGVSPSRIVRCGEKDNFWQMADTGPCGPCSELHFDQGPSVPGDDTPNGEGDRVIEIWNLVFMQFNRDSAGTLNPLPKPSIDTGMGLERLTAVAQGRLSNYDSDLFAPLLAAIGRRAGAEYGAVEQSDRSMRVIADHLRAITFLMADGVLPSNEGRGYVLRRILRRAARHGRLLGITEPFLHELTATVVAHMGEAYHELRPAAGTVAEATRGEEERFIATLDQGLPILNDMLSKVKVSGQPVLQGTEIFKLYDTYGFPMDLIAEACREQGMTLDETGFEAAIEEQRTRARKTGGFENETARPALSDVAARVGTTAFVGYDRLDSEGVVQALLQGDRLIKEAREGDEIEIVLDVTPFYAEGGGQAGDQGVLSGTDGRVEIRETTRPVPTLIVHKGVVTSGSIREGERLQLSVNPRTRKDAARNHTATHLVHAALRDLLGPHVKQYGSLVAPNRLRFDFAHFRPMSSRDIDEIESIVNEQVRLDQPVQTDVMGVQDAVAGGALAFFGDKYGDRVRVVQIDTFSKELCGGTHCGRTGEIGLFRIVSESGVAAGVRRIECLTGSGALDSLKRLEADVREMSELLKVAPTEVVARTRKLSEQLKDKERELADVKLKMASTSSGDAQAREIKGVQVHAQRTDGLDVNGMRALADQLRDKLRSGVVALGAANDGKVSLLVVVTKDLVGRLKAGELIKAMATEVGGTGGGRPEMAQAGGKNPEGLGPALEKVFGLVQKALEG
- the ruvX gene encoding Holliday junction resolvase RuvX translates to MKGQRILAIDHGSKRIGFALSDELGWTAQPLETFHRRNPEADIRHIQELVREHEVGRVLVGLPLRLDGESGPAAKVVEEFIQLLEPALSVPVVTWDERMTTCAAEDLLIAADVGRRKRKGIVDRIAAAILLQSYLASLEKPSSGQEQAVSNSHEDDPWSFDEPRVDDAEAIDCGTGSSDGDTLGPLGLSGPALGSKSRRQRAS